One genomic segment of Acanthochromis polyacanthus isolate Apoly-LR-REF ecotype Palm Island chromosome 9, KAUST_Apoly_ChrSc, whole genome shotgun sequence includes these proteins:
- the LOC110951967 gene encoding protocadherin-8, whose translation MGEAGWNGLLVLVCVSLAAVTQAKTVKYQTFEEDAPGTVIGNLAKDISSSASSSGGSRTNFRMMKQFNSSFIRLRESDGQLTIGERIDRERICKHTLHCLIAFDVVSFSKEQFKLIHVEVEVKDINDNSPEFPRKESSLEISENTAVGTRIPLDFAVDEDVGVNYIQSYQISVNSHFSIDVLSRADGVKYAELVLMKELDRETQASYALELVAMDGGNPSRSGTTRINIKVKDYNDNSPVFDRNSFSVDLPEDAPVGSLLLDLNAEDPDEGLNGEVVYGFGNQVPPEIRQLFRVDRKTGRLTLESPIDFESKNTYEFDVQATDLGPNPSPAICKIVVQVQDVNDNAPEISITPMTSITAGIAYITEAAARESFVALVSTSDRDSGANGQVHCTLYGHDHFRLQQAYEDSFMIVSTSPLDREKIPEYNLTVVAEDLGSPPFRTITQYTIRLTDENDNAPVFSKPVYEVAVVENNAPGAYITTVVARDMDMGSNGKVSYKLADTYFMGSPISTFVSLDPASGSLYALRSFNYEVMKQLELRITASDGGSPPLSGSANVYVRIVDQNDNAPVISQPPLHNGSAEVLLPRDAPSGYVITRVEARDADEGVNSELSYGLATGEPSVFSVNKATGEIYLNQVLSHDVDETLSVTVTVSDNGRPALTSTATLHFLIIAGSPPSDRTVYQPGGSLGGGEEAHSQWDLSVVIIVVLAGSCTLLLLAIILIATTCNRRKRDKSGEDSDSYGEKDTLERGRSHVADNPLLPLHGAGGGAGGGGGAAGFEGHSYSSQPGGFTSAHPGGSDMCSASEDGSEVPCVYDSDNNSKLRGNKHEGYSTLPGYGNGKEAVRPITIWKGNSYTTISARDPAFSGKDSGKGDSDFNDSDSDVSGDTGLKKDGAVVPPMGGQNALWACTSECKVLGHSDRCWSPSAVRANAAPSPAPTLSSFSSLSKTASLPRDPHRRDNYYQAHIPKTVGLQSVYEKVLHREYDYVLVTPPRPVRVQEVSDISIPVYTPTPTHCPNNDV comes from the exons ATGGGAGAAGCAGGGTGGAACGGGCTGCTGGTGCTCGTGTGCGTCTCTTTGGCTGCTGTCACACAAGCAAAGACGGTGAAATATCAGACATTTGAGGAAGACGCACCAGGGACAGTGATTGGAAACTTGGCCAAGGAcatctcctcctctgcctcttcCTCGGGAGGCTCCAGGACCAATTTCAGGATGATGAAACAGTTCAACTCGTCTTTCATCCGGCTGAGGGAGAGCGACGGGCAGCTGACCATCGGGGAGAGGATAGACAGGGAGAGGATCTGCAAACACACCCTGCACTGCCTCATCGCTTTCGATGTGGTCAGCTTCTCCAAAGAGCAGTTCAAACTCATCCACGTCGAGGTGGAGGTCAAGGACATCAACGACAACTCCCCCGAGTTCCCCCGGAAAGAGTCGAGTCTGGAGATCTCCGAGAACACAGCGGTGGGCACGAGGATCCCGCTGGACTTTGCCGTGGATGAGGACGTTGGAGTGAATTACATCCAGAGCTACCAGATCTCTGTCAACAGCCACTTTTCTATCGACGTGCTCAGCAGGGCCGACGGGGTTAAATATGCGGAGCTGGTGCTCATGAAGGAGCTGGACCGAGAGACGCAGGCTTCTTACGCGCTGGAGCTGGTCGCTATGGACGGAGGGAACCCGTCCCGGTCCGGAACGACGCGCATCAACATCAAGGTGAAAGACTACAACGACAACAGCCCGGTGTTCGACCGGAACAGCTTCTCCGTGGACCTGCCCGAGGACGCACCGGTGGGCTCCCTCCTACTGGACCTGAACGCGGAGGACCCGGACGAGGGGCTGAACGGGGAGGTGGTGTACGGGTTCGGTAACCAGGTGCCGCCGGAGATCCGACAACTTTTCAGAGTGGACAGGAAAACCGGGCGGCTCACTCTGGAGAGCCCGATTGACTTTGAAAGTAAGAACACATACGAGTTTGACGTCCAGGCCACCGACCTGGGTCCGAACCCGAGCCCGGCCATCTGCAAAATCGTAGTGCAGGTGCAGGACGTTAACGACAACGCACCGGAGATCTCCATCACCCCCATGACGTCCATCACGGCGGGCATCGCGTATATCACGGAGGCGGCGGCCAGAGAGAGTTTCGTGGCGCTGGTCAGCACCTCGGACAGAGACTCGGGAGCTAACGGGCAGGTTCACTGCACCCTGTACGGACACGACCACTTCAGACTGCAGCAGGCGTACGAGGACAGCTTCATGATCGTCAGCACCAGCCCACTGGACCGGGAGAAGATCCCAGAGTACAACCTGACGGTGGTGGCGGAGGATCTGGGCTCCCCTCCGTTCAGGACCATCACTCAGTACACCATCAGACTCACCGACGAGAACGACAACGCTCCGGTGTTCAGCAAACCGGTGTACGAGGTGGCTGTGGTGGAGAATAACGCACCGGGCGCGTACATCACCACGGTGGTGGCGCGGGACATGGACATGGGGTCAAACGGGAAGGTCAGCTACAAACTGGCGGACACTTATTTCATGGGCTCCCCCATCTCCACCTTCGTGTCTCTGGATCCCGCCAGCGGCTCGCTTTACGCGCTCCGGAGTTTCAACTACGAGGTGATGAAGCAGCTGGAGCTCCGGATCACCGCCAGCGACGGAGGCTCCCCGCCGCTGTCCGGCAGCGCCAACGTGTACGTGCGGATAGTGGACCAGAACGACAACGCTCCGGTCATTAGCCAGCCTCCTCTCCATAACGGCTCTGCTGAAGTCCTGCTGCCCCGGGACGCACCGAGCGGCTACGTCATCACCCGGGTGGAGGCGCGGGACGCGGACGAGGGCGTGAACTCGGAGCTGTCCTACGGGCTGGCCACCGGGGAGCCCTCCGTGTTCTCCGTTAACAAGGCCACCGGAGAGATCTATCTCAACCAGGTGCTGAGCCACGACGTGGACGAGACCCTGAGCGTGACCGTGACGGTGAGCGACAACGGGAGGCCCGCGCTCACCTCCACCGCCACCCTGCACTTCCTCATCATCGCCGGGTCCCCGCCGAGCGACAGGACCGTGTACCAGCCCGGTGGCAGCCTCGGCGGAGGGGAGGAGGCGCACTCTCAGTGGGACCTGTCGGTGGTGATCATCGTCGTCCTGGCGGGGAGCTGCACTCTCCTGCTGCTCGCCATCATCCTCATCGCCACCACCTGCAACCGGCGCAAGCGGGACAAGAGCGGGGAGGACAGCGACTCGTACGGGGAGAAAGACACACTGGAGCGGGGCAGAAGCCACGTGGCTGACAACCCGCTACTGCCGCTGCACGGAGCCggtggaggagcaggaggaggaggaggagcggcgGGATTTGAGGGACACTCCTACAGCAGCCAGCCCGGGGGCTTCACCTCTGCTCACCCGGGGGGCAGCGACATGTGCTCGGCCTCGGAGGATGGCAGCGAGGTGCCCTGTGTGTACGACTCAGACAACAACAGCAAGCTGCGAGGGAACAAACACGAG GGATACTCCACTCTGCCTGGCTACGGGAATGGAAAGGAGGCTGTGAGGCCCATCACCATCTGGAAGGGGAACTCTTACACCACCATCTCTGCCAGAGATCCAGCCTTCAGTGGTAAAGACAGTGGCAAGGGGGACAGTGACTTCAATGACAGTGACAGTGATGTGAGTGGGGACACCGGCCTGAAGAAGGATGGGGCAGTGGTTCCTCCCATGGGAGGCCAAAATG cTCTGTGGGCCTGTACCAGTGAGTGTAAAGTCCTGGGTCACTCAGACAGATGCTGGAGCCCCTCTGCAGTAAGAGCCAACGCCGCCCCCTCCCCGGCCCCGACCCTCTCCTCCTTCAGCAGCCTCTCCAAAACAGCCTCCCTGCCCCGGGACCCCCACCGCAGGGACAACTACTACCAGGCCCACATCCCCAAAACTGTGGGGCTGCAGAGTGTGTACGAGAAGGTGCTGCACAGGGAGTACGACTACGTCCTGGTCACCCCACCCAGACCTGTGAGGGTGCAGGAAGTCAGCGACATCAGCATCCCAGTTTACACCCCCACCCCAACACACTGCCCCAACAACGACGTCTAA
- the LOC110951968 gene encoding leukocyte cell-derived chemotaxin 1-like, with product MAGSSEKVPIASAGPEDLHQFMPPAYSAVAVKPAATGRLLKAGIAVLIAGALLLLLGAVGAFYFWNNNEKHVYNVHYSMSINGKVEEGSMEIDTANNMERFSTGSGADEAVEVHDFEIGITGIRFAGGEKCYIKTQVKARLPDVEALNKDALTFDLEDEVMPAKFEDDLIWVAADTPLSDSTFLSNKIKDLCEDLPIFWLRPTYSTSSQRKRRAAPRQRRQSAGVDEEEDVEAEFRVNPENPYQRGLEGEQGTMDIDPMLDHQGVCCNECRRGYTHCQRICEPLGGYHPWPYHYRGCRVACRIIMPCKWWVARILGLV from the exons ATGGCCGGGAGTTCAGAGAAAGTACCGATCGCCTCAGCGGGACCAGAGGACCTGCATCAGTTCATGCCACCG GCCTACTCCGCCGTGGCGGTCAAACCTGCCGCCACCGGCCGCCTCCTGAAGGCCGGGATCGCGGTGCTCATAGCCGGAGCCCTCCTGCTTCTGCTGGGAGCAGTCGGAGCTTTCTACTTCTggaacaacaatgaaaaacat gtcTACAATGTCCACTACAGCATGAGCATCAATGGCAAAGTGGAGGAGGGGTCAATGGAGATCGACACGGCCAACAACATGGAGAGGTTCAGCACCGGCAGCGGAGCGGACGAGGCCGTGGAGGTCCACGACTTTGAGATT GGGATCACAGGGATCCGGTTTGCAGGAGGAGAAAAATGCTACATCAAGACCCAGGTGAAAGCTCGCCTGCCTGACGTGGAGGCTCTGAACAAGGACGCTTTGACATTTGACCTG GAGGACGAGGTGATGCCGGCCAAGTTTGAGGACGATCTGATCTGGGTGGCGGCCGACACTCCCCTCTCGGACTCCACCTTCCTCAGCAACAAGATCAAGGACTTGTGTGAAGATCTGCCAATTTTCTGGCTTCGCCCCACCTACTCAACCA GCAgccagaggaagaggagggctGCCCCCCGCCAGCGCCGGCAGTCAGCCGGGGTCGACGAGGAGGAGGACGTGGAGGCAGAGTTCAGAGTCAACCCGGAGAACCCCTATCAG AGAGGCCTCGAGGGCGAGCAGGGCACCATGGACATCGACCCCATGCTGGACCACCAGGGCGTGTGCTGCAACGAGTGCCGTCGCGGCTACACCCACTGCCAGAGGATCTGCGAGCCCCTGGGCGGCTACCACCCGTGGCCCTACCACTACAGGGGCTGCAGGGTGGCCTGTAGGATCATCATGCCCTGCAAGTGGTGGGTGGCTCGCATTCTGGGTCTGGTGTAG